The Cylindrospermopsis curvispora GIHE-G1 genome contains a region encoding:
- a CDS encoding TldD/PmbA family protein, whose product MWKELTQAIDQFDITVDWIGIRAVKEVARDYYVRDSLPRSNGKSLTMGAMIEIMVNGSIGYAATNCLTSLSLKNAAKIAYQQAIAASKFRIYPLEKNTRPAMVGEYNTPLDQPLNFLNPGEINDLLIRICHGLKISDQIVQTSAQINTSEKETWFVSSNGSEIYQKITSVGNHFGVIAQDGRVVQQRSNHGMHANCYQGGWEVLQQDKLWNRVQQISEQAIELLNAPECPNLETNLVLAPDQMMLQIHESVGHPLEIDRILGDERNYAGGSFVNPEDFGKLQYGSPLMNITFDPTVEGESASYQFDDTGAKATKQYLIQDGILQRGLGSLESQARSGLPGVACARACSWNRPPIDRMANLNLEPGDTSFGEMIEGIEHGVYMESNRSWSIDDLRHKFQFGCEYAKLIENGQLTKTLRNPNYRATTPQFWHSLVQVGNFENWQMYGTPFCGKGEPNQAIWVGHGSPPCVFTNIEVFGGG is encoded by the coding sequence ATGTGGAAAGAATTAACACAAGCTATTGATCAGTTTGACATTACCGTGGATTGGATAGGGATTCGTGCTGTCAAAGAAGTTGCAAGAGATTACTATGTCAGAGATAGTCTACCCAGAAGTAATGGTAAATCCCTAACAATGGGAGCAATGATAGAGATTATGGTTAATGGTAGTATAGGTTACGCCGCTACTAACTGCCTAACCTCATTGTCACTCAAGAATGCAGCTAAAATAGCTTATCAACAGGCAATTGCAGCTAGTAAATTTCGGATATATCCCCTAGAAAAAAACACCCGTCCAGCAATGGTTGGCGAATATAATACACCACTGGATCAACCATTAAATTTTCTGAATCCAGGGGAAATAAATGATTTACTAATCCGTATTTGTCACGGACTAAAAATTAGTGATCAAATAGTGCAAACTAGTGCCCAGATTAACACAAGTGAAAAAGAGACCTGGTTTGTGAGTAGTAATGGTTCAGAGATTTACCAGAAAATCACTTCTGTGGGCAATCATTTTGGGGTGATAGCCCAGGATGGTCGAGTAGTACAACAACGAAGTAATCATGGAATGCACGCCAACTGTTATCAAGGCGGATGGGAAGTATTACAACAAGATAAATTATGGAATAGGGTTCAACAAATTAGTGAACAAGCCATAGAATTATTAAATGCTCCAGAATGTCCCAACCTAGAGACAAATTTGGTCTTAGCACCAGATCAAATGATGCTACAAATTCATGAAAGTGTGGGACATCCCCTAGAAATAGATCGCATTTTAGGTGATGAACGGAACTACGCGGGTGGTAGTTTTGTGAACCCAGAGGATTTTGGCAAATTACAATATGGCTCACCTTTAATGAATATTACCTTTGATCCCACTGTTGAAGGAGAATCGGCTAGTTATCAATTTGATGATACTGGTGCAAAAGCTACAAAACAATATCTAATTCAAGATGGTATTTTGCAAAGGGGTTTGGGCAGTTTAGAAAGTCAAGCTCGTTCTGGTTTACCAGGAGTAGCTTGTGCTCGCGCTTGCTCTTGGAATCGTCCACCAATTGATAGAATGGCTAACCTTAATTTAGAGCCAGGGGATACTAGTTTTGGGGAAATGATTGAGGGTATAGAACATGGTGTTTATATGGAGTCCAATCGCTCTTGGTCCATAGATGATCTTCGCCATAAGTTCCAATTTGGGTGTGAATATGCCAAACTAATTGAAAATGGTCAACTGACAAAAACTTTAAGAAATCCCAATTACAGAGCAACAACACCACAATTTTGGCATAGTTTAGTCCAGGTGGGTAATTTTGAGAATTGGCAAATGTATGGCACGCCATTTTGTGGGAAGGGAGAGCCAAATCAAGCTATATGGGTAGGTCATGGTTCACCCCCTTGTGTGTTTACAAATATAGAAGTTTTTGGTGGAGGGTAA
- a CDS encoding CobW family GTP-binding protein gives MTSAVTIESPKMPVSKHGLPVTIITGFLGSGKTTLLNHILTNQQGLKTAVLVNEFGEIGIDNELIVTTDDNMVELSNGCICCTINNDLVDAVYQVLERQEKIDYLVVETTGLADPLPVAMTFLGSELRDLTRLDSIITVVDAANYSLDLFNSQAAHSQIVYGDVILLNKIDLVDEATLTILERKIHDVKEGARIIRTKNSQVPLALILSVGLFESDKYFDTSSHKHEHHDHSSCDHDHHEHEHHHHSHHLENDGFVSISFQSDKPFAIRKFQYFLDNQLPTNVFRAKGIMWFDESPNRHVFHLCGKRFTIDDDQWHGEKKNQLVLIGQNLDERKLLQQIEHCLCLPPANKGKGFRGGCG, from the coding sequence ATGACTTCAGCAGTTACTATAGAATCTCCCAAAATGCCTGTTTCTAAACATGGCTTACCAGTGACAATTATTACCGGATTTCTAGGAAGTGGTAAGACTACCCTGCTTAACCATATTCTAACTAATCAGCAAGGTCTAAAAACTGCTGTTCTGGTGAACGAATTTGGTGAAATCGGTATTGATAATGAGTTGATTGTTACTACTGACGATAACATGGTAGAATTGAGCAATGGCTGTATTTGTTGCACTATTAACAATGACTTAGTTGATGCTGTTTACCAGGTCCTGGAACGACAAGAAAAAATAGATTATTTGGTGGTGGAAACCACGGGTTTAGCAGATCCTTTGCCTGTAGCCATGACCTTTTTAGGCTCAGAGTTGCGAGATCTAACCAGGCTAGACTCTATTATAACTGTGGTTGATGCTGCAAACTATAGCTTGGATCTATTTAATTCCCAAGCTGCCCACAGCCAAATCGTCTATGGCGATGTAATTTTGCTGAATAAAATAGATTTGGTTGACGAAGCAACTTTAACAATCTTGGAAAGGAAGATTCATGATGTTAAGGAAGGTGCCAGAATTATTAGAACTAAAAATTCCCAGGTTCCCCTGGCCCTAATTCTCAGTGTTGGCTTATTTGAGTCTGATAAATATTTTGATACGTCAAGTCATAAACATGAGCATCATGATCATTCTAGTTGTGACCATGACCATCATGAACACGAACATCACCACCATTCTCATCACTTAGAAAATGACGGGTTTGTTTCCATTTCTTTCCAGAGTGATAAACCTTTTGCCATTAGGAAATTTCAATATTTCTTGGATAACCAATTGCCAACCAATGTGTTTCGCGCTAAGGGTATTATGTGGTTTGACGAGAGTCCCAACCGTCATGTTTTTCACCTCTGTGGTAAGCGCTTCACCATTGATGATGATCAATGGCATGGGGAAAAGAAAAATCAGTTGGTTTTAATAGGTCAAAACTTGGATGAACGGAAGTTACTACAACAAATAGAACACTGTCTTTGTCTTCCTCCCGCAAATAAGGGTAAAGGTTTTAGAGGTGGTTGTGGATAA
- the psb28 gene encoding photosystem II reaction center protein Psb28 produces MASIQFSKGTDEKVVPDVRLTRSRSGDQGTATFTFVNPDILQEGNTDGITGMYMIDEEGEIVTREVRGKFVNGKPEAVEAVYLIKTSQEWDRFMRFMNRYAEENGLGLSKSE; encoded by the coding sequence ATGGCAAGCATCCAGTTTTCTAAAGGTACTGACGAAAAAGTAGTTCCAGATGTAAGGTTGACCAGATCCCGCAGTGGTGACCAAGGTACAGCAACCTTTACCTTTGTCAACCCCGATATTCTCCAAGAAGGCAATACTGACGGAATCACTGGAATGTATATGATTGACGAGGAGGGCGAAATTGTTACCCGCGAGGTAAGAGGGAAATTTGTTAATGGTAAACCAGAAGCTGTGGAAGCGGTGTATTTAATCAAAACTTCTCAGGAGTGGGATCGCTTTATGCGTTTTATGAATCGCTACGCTGAAGAAAATGGTTTGGGTTTGAGTAAATCTGAGTAA
- the cysS gene encoding cysteine--tRNA ligase yields the protein MTLSIYNTLTRRQEEFQTVEPGQVKMYYCGVTVYDYCHLGHARACIVWDVVRRYLEFIGYRVRYIQNFTDIDDKILNRARKENSTMEKVAERYIEAYFEDMGRLGVREADEYPRATHTMNGIKRLIRDLETRGYAYPADGDVYYAVRKFDEYGKLSGRKLADLQAGASERVNIEDPEYQKKKDPFDFALWKAAKPSEPAWESPWGKGRPGWHIECSAMVRDRLGDTIDIHAGGADLIFPHHENEIAQSEAVTGKPLANYWLHNGMVKVDGEKMSKSLGNFTTIRDLLDRGVDPMALRLFVLMAQYRKPLDFTEEAILAATNGWHTLKEGLLFGYHHGGELGWDLPSTQECADIDQMEVGKFTRAVDDDFNFPGGLAVIFEIAKDLRKERNIIVHQGKTETPSAKLLTKWQTLVALTRVLGLIAKPEEPKTIDESLSDKAIEQLVQKRQEARKAKDFAESDRIREELKAKGITLIDSKEGTRWQREQAF from the coding sequence ATGACCCTATCTATTTATAATACTCTCACCCGTCGTCAAGAGGAATTTCAAACCGTCGAACCTGGTCAGGTTAAGATGTATTATTGTGGTGTAACAGTATATGACTATTGTCACTTGGGTCATGCTAGGGCTTGTATAGTATGGGATGTAGTCAGACGTTACTTAGAATTTATTGGTTACAGGGTACGTTATATCCAGAACTTTACAGATATTGACGATAAAATCCTCAACCGGGCCAGAAAAGAAAACTCCACCATGGAAAAAGTGGCAGAGCGTTACATAGAAGCTTACTTTGAAGATATGGGACGCTTAGGTGTCAGGGAAGCAGATGAATATCCCCGGGCGACACATACCATGAATGGTATAAAAAGGTTAATTCGAGATTTAGAAACAAGAGGTTATGCCTATCCTGCTGATGGAGATGTTTATTATGCTGTGAGAAAGTTTGATGAGTATGGCAAACTTTCAGGAAGGAAATTAGCAGATTTGCAAGCGGGTGCGAGTGAGAGAGTTAATATAGAAGATCCAGAATATCAAAAAAAGAAAGATCCCTTTGATTTTGCCCTATGGAAAGCGGCAAAACCGAGTGAGCCAGCATGGGAGTCGCCCTGGGGCAAAGGTCGTCCAGGATGGCACATAGAGTGTTCAGCCATGGTGAGAGATAGACTAGGAGACACAATAGATATTCATGCTGGTGGTGCGGACTTAATATTTCCCCATCATGAAAACGAAATTGCCCAATCAGAAGCAGTCACAGGGAAACCACTGGCAAATTATTGGTTACATAATGGTATGGTAAAAGTAGATGGGGAGAAAATGTCCAAGTCCCTGGGGAATTTTACCACCATTAGGGATTTATTAGATCGGGGGGTTGACCCCATGGCATTAAGATTATTTGTCCTCATGGCCCAATATCGCAAACCCCTAGATTTTACTGAGGAGGCGATTTTAGCAGCAACCAATGGTTGGCATACCCTGAAAGAAGGTTTATTGTTTGGTTATCACCATGGTGGGGAATTGGGTTGGGATTTGCCGTCAACCCAGGAGTGCGCTGACATAGACCAGATGGAGGTTGGGAAATTTACCAGAGCAGTGGATGATGATTTTAACTTTCCTGGTGGGTTAGCAGTTATTTTTGAGATAGCCAAAGATCTGAGGAAAGAAAGAAATATTATAGTTCATCAAGGAAAAACCGAAACCCCGTCTGCAAAATTATTGACAAAATGGCAAACACTGGTGGCTTTGACCCGGGTTTTAGGTTTAATAGCTAAACCAGAGGAGCCAAAAACCATAGATGAAAGTTTAAGTGATAAAGCAATTGAACAGTTAGTACAGAAAAGACAGGAAGCGAGAAAAGCCAAAGACTTTGCTGAATCTGACCGTATCAGGGAGGAACTAAAAGCAAAGGGTATCACCCTAATAGACAGCAAAGAGGGGACTCGTTGGCAAAGGGAACAGGCTTTTTAA
- a CDS encoding MogA/MoaB family molybdenum cofactor biosynthesis protein: MEIQPHHDMTAITANCAVITVSDTRNIQTDRSGQLIQQLLLTANHIIADYLIIPDDPALIQSHLNYLSNKTEINVVIYNGGTGVAPRDTTYDAIASLLEKTLPGFGELFRWLSYQEIGSRAIASRAVAGTYKNKLIFSLPGSSNAVRLGMEALILPEIAHLVKQMEQ; this comes from the coding sequence ATGGAAATACAACCACACCATGACATGACAGCAATTACTGCTAACTGTGCAGTGATTACTGTTAGTGATACCCGTAACATCCAAACAGATCGCAGTGGTCAACTAATTCAACAATTATTGTTGACTGCTAACCATATTATTGCTGATTATCTCATCATCCCTGATGATCCTGCACTAATTCAATCCCATCTCAATTACCTCAGTAATAAAACGGAGATTAATGTTGTGATTTACAATGGCGGTACGGGTGTTGCTCCTAGGGATACCACCTACGATGCGATCGCCAGTCTGTTAGAAAAGACCTTACCGGGGTTTGGTGAGCTGTTTCGCTGGTTAAGTTATCAAGAAATTGGTTCCCGGGCGATCGCTTCTCGTGCTGTAGCTGGTACATACAAAAATAAACTAATTTTTTCCCTACCTGGATCTAGTAATGCAGTGCGTTTAGGGATGGAGGCGCTGATACTGCCTGAAATTGCTCATCTTGTCAAGCAGATGGAACAATAG
- the ribBA gene encoding bifunctional 3,4-dihydroxy-2-butanone-4-phosphate synthase/GTP cyclohydrolase II, which translates to MSQSNNNQTFKFDPINAALADLKSGRAIVVVDDENRENEGDLICAAQFATPDMINFMAVEARGLICLAMTGDRLDELDLPLMVSNITDTNQTAFTVSIDAGPHLGVTTGISAEDRARTIQVALNPATQPLDLRRPGHIFPIRAKAGGVLKRAGHTEAAVDLARLSGLYPAGVICEIQNPDGSMARLQQLMEYATLHHLKIISIADLISYRLQNDRLIYREIVTKLPSQFGQFDIYGYRHTLDNTDHVAIVKGDPAEFGEQPIMVRMHSECLTGDALGSLRCDCRMQLQAALKMIENAGQGVVVYLRQEGRGIGLINKLKAYSLQDMGLDTVEANERLGFPADLRDYGMGAQILMDLGIKKIRLITNNPRKIAGVKGYGLEVVDRVPLLIESNDFNSYYLATKAKKLGHMLLQTYLVTVALHWGDEPESITQRYERLEKLRYLARTNHLLLQEEARPLGIALFDQASLIAHLGFDQPNVADVNWYQQKGHPYLQAMGQILDRLVELPYIHKLEFLVSSGSDPLSNLQVKLDRQLISSDVKPSSLQDRLQTQQIYCFGNCT; encoded by the coding sequence GTGTCTCAGTCCAATAATAACCAAACCTTTAAATTTGATCCTATTAATGCCGCTTTAGCAGACCTCAAGTCTGGTCGTGCCATTGTGGTGGTAGATGATGAAAACCGGGAAAATGAAGGCGATTTAATCTGTGCTGCTCAATTCGCTACCCCGGATATGATTAATTTTATGGCGGTAGAAGCAAGAGGGTTGATTTGCCTAGCCATGACAGGCGATCGCTTGGATGAGTTAGATCTACCATTAATGGTTAGCAATATCACAGATACTAACCAAACTGCCTTTACCGTAAGTATTGATGCTGGTCCCCATTTGGGAGTGACCACAGGTATTTCTGCAGAAGATAGGGCACGTACAATTCAAGTGGCCCTCAACCCAGCCACCCAACCCCTGGATTTGCGCCGTCCGGGTCATATTTTCCCTATCCGGGCTAAAGCAGGGGGTGTGTTAAAACGGGCAGGTCATACAGAAGCTGCTGTAGACTTAGCAAGACTGTCCGGATTATATCCCGCTGGTGTGATTTGTGAAATTCAAAATCCTGACGGGTCTATGGCTAGATTACAACAGTTGATGGAATATGCCACCCTACATCACCTGAAAATTATTAGCATTGCGGATTTAATTAGTTACCGACTACAAAATGATCGCCTCATCTATAGGGAAATAGTGACTAAACTACCCAGTCAGTTTGGGCAATTTGATATTTACGGTTATCGTCATACTTTGGATAATACAGATCATGTTGCTATTGTCAAAGGAGACCCCGCAGAATTTGGGGAGCAGCCAATTATGGTACGCATGCACTCGGAGTGTTTGACTGGGGATGCTCTGGGTTCCCTACGATGTGATTGTAGGATGCAATTACAAGCAGCATTAAAAATGATTGAAAATGCTGGTCAGGGGGTGGTTGTTTATTTGCGTCAAGAGGGAAGAGGTATAGGTTTAATTAATAAACTGAAAGCCTATTCCTTGCAGGATATGGGACTAGATACGGTGGAAGCTAACGAAAGATTGGGATTTCCAGCGGATTTGCGTGATTATGGTATGGGAGCGCAAATTTTAATGGATTTGGGAATTAAGAAAATTCGTCTGATTACTAATAACCCCCGTAAAATTGCTGGAGTTAAAGGTTACGGGTTGGAAGTGGTAGACCGTGTTCCTTTGCTCATCGAATCCAACGATTTTAACTCCTATTATTTAGCCACTAAAGCCAAAAAGTTAGGACACATGCTGTTACAAACTTATTTGGTGACTGTTGCACTGCACTGGGGAGATGAACCAGAATCTATTACCCAACGCTATGAAAGGTTGGAAAAATTGCGATACCTAGCCAGAACTAATCATCTTCTGTTACAGGAAGAAGCTAGACCCCTGGGAATTGCTTTATTTGATCAAGCATCATTGATTGCACACTTGGGCTTTGACCAGCCAAATGTAGCCGATGTAAACTGGTATCAGCAAAAAGGTCATCCTTACTTACAAGCCATGGGTCAGATATTGGACCGCCTAGTTGAGTTGCCATACATCCATAAGTTGGAATTTCTAGTCTCGTCTGGTAGTGACCCTTTGAGTAACTTACAGGTAAAGTTAGATCGCCAGCTTATTAGTTCTGATGTTAAACCCTCATCCCTTCAAGACCGTCTCCAGACACAACAGATTTATTGTTTTGGTAACTGTACCTGA
- a CDS encoding TldD/PmbA family protein yields MEVDGFKLEKNFHNLREMLLSKKSDQEDFTLNLSSERSQFTRFNQGKVRQTGVVYDGSVHLTLMADHRSSFCHFPFTGNWEIDREVACQNLEELREEISMLPVDPYIVLPGGEGSIREIHRGELLAPEKVPDSILTSLENLDFTGMYAGGIIIRGYGDSRGKSHWFVTNSFNLDYSLIIAPKKAVKATFAGREWKQSAYIDKIADGKKQLSLLSREPRKLPRGKYRTYFAPGAVAELLDMLSWGAISESSIQQGNSALAPLSRGEKQLSPKFNLKENFSAGLTPRFNSLGEISPQELTLIENGGLVNSLVNSRTAKEYNKVSNAANSSETLRSPEIKIGNLDFGDILASLGTGLYVSNLHYLNWSNRQTGRITGMTRYACFWVEDGEMVAPIENLRFDESLYDFWGEKLVDFTNFQDLIPEVSTYTKRQLGGSLVPGMLVEDFSYSF; encoded by the coding sequence ATGGAAGTAGATGGTTTCAAATTAGAAAAAAACTTTCATAATCTTAGGGAAATGCTGTTAAGCAAAAAATCAGATCAGGAAGATTTTACACTTAATCTTAGCAGTGAAAGGAGTCAGTTTACCCGGTTTAATCAGGGAAAAGTTAGACAAACGGGAGTAGTGTATGATGGTTCTGTGCATTTAACTTTAATGGCTGATCATCGCAGTAGTTTTTGTCATTTTCCCTTCACTGGTAATTGGGAGATAGATCGGGAAGTTGCATGTCAAAATTTAGAAGAACTAAGGGAAGAAATCTCCATGTTACCAGTAGATCCCTACATAGTTTTACCAGGGGGAGAGGGAAGCATTAGGGAAATACATAGAGGTGAATTATTAGCACCAGAAAAAGTGCCCGATAGCATTTTAACATCCCTAGAAAATTTAGATTTTACTGGTATGTATGCTGGGGGTATCATTATAAGGGGATATGGAGATTCTAGAGGAAAAAGCCATTGGTTTGTTACCAATTCTTTTAATTTAGATTATTCTTTAATTATTGCACCGAAAAAAGCAGTCAAAGCCACCTTTGCTGGGAGAGAATGGAAACAATCAGCATACATTGATAAAATCGCGGATGGCAAAAAACAATTGTCTTTATTATCCCGTGAACCTAGGAAACTGCCCAGGGGTAAATATAGAACCTACTTTGCTCCTGGTGCGGTAGCTGAACTATTGGATATGTTATCTTGGGGTGCTATTAGTGAATCTTCTATACAGCAGGGTAATAGTGCTTTAGCACCATTGTCAAGAGGTGAAAAACAGCTTTCACCCAAGTTTAATTTAAAGGAGAACTTTAGCGCTGGTTTGACCCCCAGATTTAACAGTTTAGGAGAAATATCACCACAGGAATTAACCCTAATCGAAAATGGGGGTTTAGTCAATAGTTTGGTCAATTCCCGCACTGCTAAGGAATATAATAAAGTCAGCAATGCTGCAAACAGTTCAGAAACATTACGCTCCCCCGAAATCAAGATAGGCAACTTGGATTTTGGAGATATTCTGGCCAGTTTAGGAACTGGGTTATATGTTTCCAATTTACATTATTTAAACTGGAGCAACCGTCAAACTGGTAGAATCACCGGAATGACCAGGTATGCTTGTTTTTGGGTAGAAGATGGAGAGATGGTCGCCCCCATAGAAAACCTGCGTTTTGATGAAAGTTTGTATGACTTTTGGGGAGAAAAATTAGTTGATTTTACCAACTTTCAAGATCTAATCCCTGAAGTAAGTACATACACTAAACGTCAATTGGGTGGTAGTTTAGTACCTGGAATGTTGGTTGAGGACTTTAGTTATAGTTTCTAG